The Cellulomonas fulva genome includes a window with the following:
- a CDS encoding beta-ketoacyl-ACP reductase, with amino-acid sequence MPETSDKTTADATTGPAAPEPRVVLVTGANRGIGRAIAERFVAAGDRVATIYRSGDLPDGVHGFVADVRDTASVDAAFTAVEAELGPVEVLVANAGVTRDQLLMRMSDEEFDEVLDVNLKGAFRCVRRASKGMIRMRRGRIVLISSVVGLYGGPGQVNYAASKAALVGMARSITRELGGRGITANVVAPGFIDTDMTRALPEATQTSYKAAIPAGRFAQPDEVAAAVEFLASPAAGYVSGAVLPVDGGLGMGH; translated from the coding sequence GTGCCTGAGACTTCCGACAAGACGACCGCCGACGCGACGACCGGCCCGGCGGCTCCCGAGCCCCGCGTCGTCCTGGTGACCGGGGCGAACCGCGGCATCGGCCGGGCGATCGCCGAGCGCTTCGTCGCCGCGGGCGACCGGGTCGCGACGATCTACCGCTCCGGCGACCTCCCGGACGGCGTGCACGGGTTCGTCGCCGACGTGCGCGACACGGCGTCGGTCGACGCGGCGTTCACGGCGGTCGAGGCCGAGCTCGGCCCGGTCGAGGTGCTCGTCGCGAACGCCGGCGTGACGCGAGACCAGCTCCTCATGCGGATGTCCGACGAGGAGTTCGACGAGGTCCTGGACGTCAACCTCAAGGGCGCGTTCCGCTGCGTGCGGCGCGCGAGCAAGGGCATGATCCGGATGCGCCGGGGCCGGATCGTGCTGATCTCGTCCGTGGTCGGCCTCTACGGCGGTCCGGGCCAGGTCAACTACGCGGCGTCGAAGGCCGCGCTGGTCGGCATGGCCCGCTCGATCACGCGCGAGCTCGGCGGCCGGGGCATCACCGCCAACGTGGTCGCGCCCGGCTTCATCGACACCGACATGACGCGCGCGCTGCCCGAGGCGACGCAGACCTCCTACAAGGCCGCCATCCCCGCGGGCCGGTTCGCGCAGCCCGACGAGGTCGCGGCGGCGGTCGAGTTCCTCGCGTCGCCCGCCGCGGGCTACGTCTCCGGCGCGGTGCTGCCGGTCGACGGCGGCCTCGGCATGGGCCACTGA
- a CDS encoding SixA phosphatase family protein, with the protein MTTRRLVLLRHAKAEHPDGMPDHDRPLALAGRRQCGRVGAALAAEGVTPDLVWCSSSVRTRQTWDLVRQAAGLEPPVRYLDDVYEAGVRSLIALLATAPDEVGTLVVVGHEPTMSHAAATIAGPGSDEGAVARVQVGVPTASWSWLELDGPWAGVAPRTGRLLRLVTPD; encoded by the coding sequence GTGACGACCCGACGTCTGGTCCTGCTGCGGCACGCCAAGGCCGAGCACCCCGACGGCATGCCCGACCACGACCGCCCGCTCGCGCTCGCCGGCCGCCGGCAGTGCGGGCGCGTGGGCGCGGCGCTCGCCGCGGAGGGGGTCACGCCCGACCTCGTGTGGTGCTCGTCGAGCGTCCGCACCCGCCAGACGTGGGACCTGGTGCGCCAGGCGGCAGGCCTCGAGCCGCCGGTGCGCTACCTCGACGACGTCTACGAGGCCGGGGTGCGCTCGCTGATCGCGCTCCTGGCGACCGCGCCCGACGAGGTGGGCACGCTCGTCGTCGTCGGGCACGAGCCCACCATGTCCCACGCCGCCGCCACCATCGCCGGCCCCGGCTCCGACGAGGGCGCCGTCGCGCGCGTGCAGGTCGGAGTGCCCACGGCCTCGTGGTCGTGGCTCGAGCTCGACGGGCCGTGGGCCGGGGTCGCGCCGCGCACGGGTCGGCTGCTGCGGCTGGTCACACCGGACTGA
- a CDS encoding SURF1 family cytochrome oxidase biogenesis protein, with amino-acid sequence MTLTPARRRAVGLVLVGVVVATVCVFLGRWQWHRHEWRDAQIAIAESNYDADPVPLDQVVDGPADALPDDEQWRPVTVTGHYLDATVLLRNRPVDGNPAYHVVVPFVVAGTQDVLVVDRGWVPTGEDASESVEVPAAPAGQITLVVRLRTAENPSSRAPGDGWVHALAPGQVLTAADAAVPGALYTGLYGQRVSEDPAPAQVPGALPPPDLDPGSHLSYAFQWWVFSLGALLGFCWLARREVVEERDGPLVLPHAAPRPDEPADTPVSPAPRRRRKEGRAEAEEDALIEAQLGTPPDR; translated from the coding sequence ATGACGCTCACCCCCGCGCGGCGGCGTGCCGTCGGGCTCGTGCTGGTCGGCGTCGTCGTCGCGACCGTGTGCGTGTTCCTCGGTCGTTGGCAGTGGCACCGGCACGAGTGGCGCGACGCCCAGATCGCGATCGCGGAGTCCAACTACGACGCCGATCCCGTGCCGCTCGACCAGGTGGTCGACGGCCCCGCGGACGCGCTCCCCGACGACGAGCAGTGGCGCCCCGTCACGGTCACCGGGCACTACCTCGACGCGACGGTGCTGCTGCGCAACCGGCCGGTCGACGGCAACCCGGCGTACCACGTCGTCGTCCCGTTCGTCGTGGCCGGCACCCAGGACGTCCTGGTGGTCGACCGCGGCTGGGTCCCCACCGGCGAGGACGCGAGCGAGAGCGTCGAGGTCCCCGCGGCACCCGCCGGCCAGATCACGCTCGTCGTGCGGCTGCGGACGGCCGAGAACCCCTCGAGCCGCGCGCCCGGCGACGGCTGGGTGCACGCCCTCGCGCCCGGCCAGGTCCTCACCGCGGCCGACGCCGCGGTCCCCGGTGCGCTGTACACCGGCCTGTACGGCCAGCGGGTGTCCGAGGACCCGGCACCCGCGCAGGTCCCGGGCGCGCTCCCGCCGCCCGACCTCGACCCGGGATCGCACCTGTCCTACGCGTTCCAGTGGTGGGTGTTCTCGCTCGGCGCGCTCCTGGGCTTCTGCTGGCTCGCCCGCCGCGAGGTCGTCGAGGAGCGCGACGGACCCCTCGTCCTGCCGCACGCCGCGCCCCGGCCCGACGAGCCGGCGGACACGCCCGTCTCCCCCGCCCCACGGCGCCGGCGCAAGGAGGGCCGCGCGGAGGCCGAGGAGGACGCGCTCATCGAGGCCCAGCTCGGCACGCCGCCCGACCGCTAG
- the glgC gene encoding glucose-1-phosphate adenylyltransferase, with product MATPRVLAIVLAGGEGKRLMPLTAHRAKPAVPFGGIYRLVDFALSNVINSHYLHVIVLTQYKSHSLDRHVSKTWRMSALLGNYVAAVPAQQRVGKHWYLGSADAIYQCLNIIDDERPDIVVVVGADHVYRMDFSQMVDAHIESGAELTVAGIRQPIGEADQFGVIETDPKDPTRIAAFREKPSDPVGLPDSPGEVLASMGNYVMNADALIRAVTEDAQNVNSRHDMGGDIVPAFVERGTAGVYDFIRNDIPGSTPRDRDYWRDVGTIDAFYEANIDLIAVEPVFNLYNDDWPLHTGYTGLPPAKFVHAGAGRLGHAADSIVSPGVVVSGATVSGSVLSPGIRLHSWAQVTDSVLMDGVQVSRYAQVHRAILDKNVIVPERARIGLDHEHDRARGFTVTDSGITVVPKGSIITD from the coding sequence ATGGCAACACCGCGCGTCCTGGCCATCGTCCTCGCAGGTGGCGAGGGCAAGCGACTCATGCCGCTCACGGCGCACCGGGCCAAGCCCGCCGTGCCCTTCGGCGGCATCTACCGGTTGGTCGACTTCGCGCTGTCGAACGTCATCAACTCGCACTACCTGCACGTGATCGTGCTGACGCAGTACAAGTCGCACAGCCTGGACCGGCACGTCTCGAAGACGTGGCGCATGTCGGCCCTGCTCGGCAACTACGTGGCCGCCGTCCCCGCGCAGCAGCGCGTCGGCAAGCACTGGTACCTGGGCTCCGCGGACGCGATCTACCAGTGCCTGAACATCATCGACGACGAGCGCCCCGACATCGTCGTCGTGGTCGGCGCCGACCACGTCTACCGCATGGACTTCTCCCAGATGGTCGACGCCCACATCGAGTCGGGCGCCGAGCTGACCGTCGCAGGGATCCGCCAGCCCATCGGCGAGGCGGACCAGTTCGGCGTCATCGAGACCGACCCGAAGGACCCGACCCGCATCGCCGCGTTCCGCGAGAAGCCGTCGGACCCCGTGGGGCTGCCGGACTCCCCGGGCGAGGTGCTCGCGTCCATGGGCAACTACGTGATGAACGCGGACGCGCTCATCCGCGCGGTCACCGAGGACGCGCAGAACGTCAACAGCCGGCACGACATGGGCGGCGACATCGTCCCCGCGTTCGTCGAGCGCGGCACGGCCGGCGTCTACGACTTCATCCGCAACGACATCCCCGGCTCGACCCCCCGCGACCGGGACTACTGGCGGGACGTCGGGACGATCGACGCGTTCTACGAGGCGAACATCGACCTCATCGCGGTCGAGCCGGTCTTCAACCTCTACAACGACGACTGGCCGCTGCACACCGGGTACACCGGCCTGCCGCCGGCCAAGTTCGTCCACGCGGGCGCCGGTCGCCTGGGCCACGCGGCGGACTCGATCGTGTCGCCGGGCGTCGTCGTCTCGGGTGCCACCGTCTCCGGCTCCGTCCTGTCCCCCGGGATCCGCCTGCACTCGTGGGCGCAGGTGACCGACTCCGTCCTCATGGACGGCGTGCAGGTCAGCAGGTACGCGCAGGTGCACCGCGCCATCCTCGACAAGAACGTGATCGTGCCCGAGCGCGCGCGGATCGGCCTGGACCACGAGCACGACCGGGCGCGCGGCTTCACCGTCACGGACTCCGGCATCACCGTGGTGCCCAAGGGCTCGATCATCACCGACTGA
- a CDS encoding ABC-F family ATP-binding cassette domain-containing protein: protein MITAQGVGLRIGARELLAETSFRIAAGDRIGLVGRNGAGKTTLTKTLSGQTQPTSGTISRSGEVGYLPQDPASGDLTVLALDRVLSARGLDEIVRAMRATEVLMASTDDAEREKAMARYSRLEARFTAAGGYAAESEAHRITANLGLDDRVLGQELGTLSGGQRRRVELARILFSGVDTLLLDEPTNHLDADSIAWLRDYLRSYSGGFVVISHDVELLRATVNKVFHLDANRAALDQYNLGWDAYLLQRETDEKRRRRERANAEKKASALLAQADKMRAKATKAVAAQNMARRAEKMLSGLEEARVSDKVARLRFPDPAPCGRTPITASDLSKSYGSQEVFTGVDLAIDRGSKVVVLGLNGAGKTTLLRLLSGLEKPDTGEVHAGHGLKLGYYAQEHETLDLDRTVVENLRSAAPDLTDTQVRSVLGSFLFSGDDADKPARVLSGGEKTRLALAALVVSAANVLLLDEPTNNLDPASREEILAALRGYQGAVVLVSHDEGAVAALDPERVLLLPDGDEDLWNADYLDLITLA, encoded by the coding sequence GTGATCACTGCCCAAGGCGTCGGCCTGCGCATCGGCGCCCGCGAGCTCCTCGCCGAGACCTCGTTCCGCATCGCCGCCGGCGACCGGATCGGGCTCGTCGGCCGCAACGGCGCCGGCAAGACGACGCTGACCAAGACGCTCTCGGGCCAGACCCAGCCGACCAGCGGCACGATCAGCCGCTCGGGCGAGGTGGGCTACCTGCCGCAGGACCCCGCGTCGGGGGACCTGACGGTGCTCGCGCTGGACCGGGTGCTCTCGGCCCGTGGGCTCGACGAGATCGTCCGCGCGATGCGCGCCACCGAGGTGCTGATGGCGAGCACGGACGACGCGGAGCGCGAGAAGGCGATGGCGCGCTACTCCCGGCTGGAGGCGCGCTTCACGGCCGCAGGCGGCTACGCGGCGGAGTCCGAGGCGCACCGCATCACCGCGAACCTGGGCCTCGACGACCGCGTGCTGGGCCAGGAGCTCGGCACGCTCTCGGGTGGCCAGCGCCGCCGGGTCGAGCTCGCGCGGATCCTGTTCTCGGGCGTGGACACCCTGCTGCTGGACGAGCCGACGAACCACCTCGACGCGGACTCGATCGCCTGGCTGCGCGACTACCTGCGCTCGTACTCGGGCGGGTTCGTGGTCATCTCCCACGACGTCGAGCTGCTGCGCGCCACGGTGAACAAGGTCTTCCACCTGGACGCCAACCGCGCGGCGCTGGACCAGTACAACCTGGGTTGGGACGCGTACCTGCTGCAGCGCGAGACGGACGAGAAGCGCCGGCGCCGCGAGCGGGCCAACGCCGAGAAGAAGGCCTCGGCGCTCCTGGCGCAGGCGGACAAGATGCGCGCGAAGGCGACCAAGGCCGTCGCGGCGCAGAACATGGCGCGGCGTGCCGAGAAGATGCTGTCGGGGCTCGAGGAGGCCCGGGTCAGCGACAAGGTCGCGCGCCTGCGGTTCCCGGACCCGGCGCCGTGCGGGCGCACGCCCATCACGGCGTCCGACCTGTCGAAGTCCTATGGCTCGCAGGAGGTCTTCACCGGGGTCGACCTGGCGATCGACCGGGGCTCGAAGGTCGTCGTGCTGGGGCTCAACGGCGCGGGCAAGACGACGCTGCTGCGGCTGCTGTCCGGCCTCGAGAAGCCCGACACGGGCGAGGTGCACGCCGGGCACGGCCTCAAGCTCGGCTACTACGCGCAGGAGCACGAGACGCTCGACCTGGACCGCACGGTCGTCGAGAACCTGCGCTCGGCCGCGCCGGACCTCACCGACACGCAGGTGCGCTCGGTGCTCGGCTCGTTCCTCTTCTCGGGCGACGACGCGGACAAGCCGGCGCGCGTGCTCTCCGGTGGCGAGAAGACGCGCCTCGCGCTCGCCGCCCTCGTCGTGTCCGCCGCGAACGTGCTGCTGCTCGACGAGCCGACGAACAACCTGGACCCGGCCAGCCGCGAGGAGATCCTGGCGGCGCTGCGCGGCTACCAGGGCGCCGTCGTCCTGGTGAGCCACGACGAGGGCGCCGTCGCGGCGCTCGACCCCGAGCGCGTGCTGCTCCTGCCGGACGGCGACGAGGACCTCTGGAACGCGGACTACCTGGACCTCATCACGCTCGCCTGA
- the serB gene encoding phosphoserine phosphatase SerB, with product MTRTPAAGLLVMDVDSTLITGEVIEMLADHAGSRALVTEITERAMRGELDFAASLHERVATLAGLPTSVLDEVLAAIELSPGARELVAAVQERGWAVGLVSGGFVELVGPLAASLGITLFRANALEVADGRLTGRVTGPVVDRAAKAVALRDYAGAVGVDVARAVAIGDGANDLDMLTAAGFGIAFNAKPVVAAQADAVLGSRLDEALALPPFAA from the coding sequence GTGACCCGCACCCCCGCCGCCGGCCTGCTCGTGATGGACGTCGACTCCACGCTCATCACGGGCGAGGTGATCGAGATGCTCGCGGACCACGCGGGGTCCCGCGCGCTGGTCACCGAGATCACCGAGCGTGCCATGCGCGGCGAGCTCGACTTCGCGGCGTCGCTCCACGAGCGCGTCGCGACGCTCGCCGGGCTGCCGACGAGCGTGCTCGACGAGGTCCTGGCGGCCATCGAGCTCTCCCCCGGCGCGCGCGAGCTCGTCGCCGCGGTCCAGGAGCGCGGCTGGGCCGTCGGCCTGGTCTCGGGTGGCTTCGTGGAGCTCGTCGGGCCGCTCGCCGCGTCGCTGGGGATCACGCTGTTCCGCGCCAACGCGCTCGAGGTGGCGGACGGGCGGCTCACCGGCCGCGTCACGGGTCCCGTCGTGGACCGCGCGGCCAAGGCCGTCGCGCTGCGGGACTACGCCGGCGCCGTGGGCGTCGACGTCGCGCGGGCGGTCGCGATCGGGGACGGCGCCAACGACCTCGACATGCTGACCGCCGCAGGGTTCGGCATCGCGTTCAACGCCAAGCCCGTGGTCGCCGCGCAGGCGGACGCCGTGCTCGGCTCGCGGCTCGACGAGGCGCTCGCGCTGCCCCCGTTCGCGGCCTGA
- a CDS encoding biotin transporter BioY — translation MADAREHDTLTQPPAADAPSSDRTLNDGTSSDGTSSATTTHGRPLPPPAERAHPVATDLALVSVFAAFIAASALVPGIPTGVGVPITLQTFAVVLAGLVLGWRRGGLAALLYLAVGLAGVPVFANGSGGLGVLAGASAGYLVAFPLGAALAGLLANGARHATGGARYLVLVASGLTASALTIHPLGIAGIALNANLSAQEAFAAGAVYFPGDTVKNLLAAAVALAVFAHYPDLLRRRR, via the coding sequence GTGGCCGACGCACGCGAGCACGACACCCTGACCCAGCCGCCGGCCGCCGACGCCCCGTCGTCGGACCGCACCTTGAACGACGGCACCTCCTCGGACGGCACCTCCTCGGCCACGACGACGCACGGGCGGCCGCTTCCCCCGCCCGCGGAGCGGGCCCACCCGGTCGCGACCGACCTGGCGCTCGTGAGCGTGTTCGCCGCGTTCATCGCGGCCAGCGCGCTGGTCCCCGGCATCCCGACGGGGGTCGGGGTGCCGATCACGCTGCAGACGTTCGCGGTGGTCCTCGCGGGGCTGGTGCTGGGCTGGCGGCGCGGCGGCCTGGCGGCGCTGCTCTACCTCGCCGTCGGCCTCGCGGGCGTGCCGGTGTTCGCCAACGGCTCGGGCGGGCTCGGTGTCCTGGCCGGCGCGAGCGCGGGCTACCTCGTGGCGTTCCCGCTCGGCGCGGCGCTCGCCGGGCTCCTCGCCAACGGCGCCCGCCACGCGACCGGCGGCGCCCGCTACCTGGTGCTCGTCGCGAGCGGACTGACCGCGAGCGCGCTGACCATCCACCCGCTGGGCATCGCAGGGATCGCGCTCAACGCGAACCTCTCGGCGCAGGAGGCGTTCGCCGCGGGCGCGGTGTACTTCCCGGGCGACACGGTCAAGAACCTGCTCGCGGCCGCGGTCGCGCTCGCGGTCTTCGCGCACTACCCCGACCTGCTGCGCCGGCGCCGCTGA
- a CDS encoding DUF3099 domain-containing protein: MSTRREPEVHRITAAPEPLAVDVARRQQRYLIQMGIRVVCFLVAVVTWSHAPLWLSLVLIVAAVVLPYVAVIFANAGRERRDEPEPFVDPRMIGGGPRHDELGGGR, translated from the coding sequence GTGAGCACACGCCGCGAGCCCGAGGTGCACCGCATCACCGCGGCGCCCGAGCCCCTCGCCGTCGACGTGGCGCGGCGCCAGCAGCGGTACCTGATCCAGATGGGGATCCGTGTGGTCTGCTTCCTGGTGGCCGTCGTGACGTGGTCGCACGCGCCGCTGTGGCTGTCGCTGGTGCTCATCGTGGCCGCCGTCGTGCTGCCGTACGTCGCCGTCATCTTCGCGAACGCCGGCCGGGAGCGCCGCGACGAGCCCGAGCCGTTCGTCGACCCGCGGATGATCGGCGGCGGGCCCCGGCACGACGAGCTGGGCGGTGGCCGGTGA
- a CDS encoding energy-coupling factor ABC transporter ATP-binding protein, which yields MIELRDALVTAWTPDPAGGPDTVTRLLGPVSSTLTERRVAVVGANGSGKSTLARLLNGLVLPAAGSVHVDGLDTRRDGPAVRRRVGFVFTDPDAQLVMPTPVEDVALSLRRTVPDADERERRARAALARVGLADRADLPVHALSGGQRQLLALTSVLASAPEVLVCDEPTTLLDLRWRTVVDDLLAALSQQVVVVTHDLDVALRADRVLVVDDGRVVHDGDPHEAVAAYRALMTTGARG from the coding sequence ATGATCGAGCTGCGCGACGCGCTCGTCACGGCCTGGACGCCCGATCCCGCGGGCGGCCCGGACACCGTGACGCGCCTGCTCGGGCCGGTCTCGTCGACCCTCACCGAGCGCCGCGTCGCGGTCGTCGGCGCCAACGGCTCCGGCAAGTCGACGCTCGCGCGGCTGCTCAACGGCCTGGTCCTGCCGGCGGCCGGGTCCGTGCACGTCGACGGCCTCGACACGCGCAGGGACGGCCCGGCCGTGCGCCGCCGGGTCGGCTTCGTCTTCACCGACCCGGACGCGCAGCTCGTCATGCCGACCCCCGTCGAGGACGTCGCGCTCTCGCTGCGGCGCACGGTTCCCGACGCCGACGAGCGCGAGCGCCGGGCCCGCGCCGCGCTCGCGCGCGTCGGCCTGGCCGACCGGGCCGACCTGCCCGTGCACGCGCTGTCCGGCGGCCAGCGTCAGCTCCTCGCGCTCACCTCGGTGCTCGCGTCGGCTCCCGAGGTCCTGGTCTGCGACGAGCCGACGACGCTGCTCGACCTGCGCTGGCGCACCGTCGTCGACGACCTGCTCGCCGCCCTGTCGCAGCAGGTCGTCGTCGTGACGCACGACCTCGACGTCGCGCTGCGGGCGGACCGCGTGCTCGTCGTCGACGACGGCCGCGTGGTGCACGACGGCGACCCCCACGAGGCGGTCGCCGCCTACCGCGCGCTCATGACGACGGGCGCGCGCGGGTGA
- the glgA gene encoding glycogen synthase — protein MRVDLLTREYPPHVYGGAGVHVAELAAVLRRTIDVRVHCFEGPRDEPASAGVRGYDVPAGLAGTNAALQTLGVDLEIVGGVGEVGPDGARSDLVHSHTWYANLAGHVASLLHGVPHVLTAHSLEPLRPWKAEQLGGGYAVSSWVERTAYEAAAGVIAVSGGMRDDILRSYPAVDPARVHVVHNGIDLEGWRRPTSPADAAAAEATVRELGIDPTRPAVVFVGRITRQKGLPYLLRAAERLPADVQLVLCAGAPDTPEIAAEVAGLVADLRERRSGVVWIEQMLPRPDLVAVLAASTVFVCPSVYEPLGIVNLEAMAVGLPVVGTATGGIPEVVDDGVTGWLVPIDQVQDGTGTPRDPERFVADLAAALTDAVSDEARAAAWGAAARRRVEEHFSWDAVAEQTVEVYRRVLG, from the coding sequence GTGCGAGTGGACCTGCTCACGCGCGAGTACCCGCCGCACGTCTACGGCGGGGCCGGGGTGCACGTCGCGGAGCTGGCCGCGGTGCTCCGGCGCACGATCGACGTCCGGGTGCACTGCTTCGAGGGCCCCCGCGACGAGCCGGCGTCGGCCGGCGTCCGCGGCTACGACGTGCCCGCCGGGCTCGCCGGCACCAACGCCGCGCTGCAGACCCTCGGCGTCGACCTCGAGATCGTCGGCGGCGTCGGCGAGGTCGGACCCGACGGCGCGCGCAGCGACCTCGTCCACTCGCACACCTGGTACGCCAACCTGGCCGGTCACGTCGCGAGCCTCCTGCACGGGGTCCCGCACGTCCTGACCGCGCACAGCCTGGAGCCGCTGCGCCCCTGGAAGGCCGAGCAGCTCGGCGGCGGCTACGCCGTCTCGAGCTGGGTCGAGAGGACGGCGTACGAGGCCGCGGCGGGGGTGATCGCGGTCTCGGGCGGCATGCGCGACGACATCCTGCGCAGCTACCCCGCGGTGGACCCGGCACGCGTCCACGTCGTGCACAACGGCATCGACCTCGAGGGCTGGCGTCGTCCGACGAGCCCCGCGGACGCGGCCGCCGCCGAGGCCACGGTCCGTGAGCTCGGGATCGACCCCACGCGTCCCGCGGTCGTCTTCGTCGGACGGATCACGCGCCAGAAGGGCCTGCCGTACCTGCTGCGCGCCGCGGAGCGGCTCCCGGCGGACGTGCAGCTCGTGCTGTGCGCGGGGGCGCCCGACACCCCCGAGATCGCGGCGGAGGTCGCCGGGCTCGTGGCCGACCTGCGCGAGCGCCGCTCGGGTGTGGTCTGGATCGAGCAGATGCTGCCCCGGCCGGACCTGGTGGCGGTGCTCGCGGCCTCGACCGTGTTCGTCTGCCCGTCGGTGTACGAGCCGCTCGGCATCGTCAACCTCGAGGCCATGGCGGTCGGGCTGCCCGTCGTCGGGACGGCGACCGGCGGGATCCCGGAGGTCGTCGACGACGGCGTCACGGGCTGGCTGGTGCCGATCGACCAGGTGCAGGACGGCACGGGCACGCCGCGCGACCCCGAGCGGTTCGTCGCCGACCTGGCGGCGGCGCTGACGGACGCGGTGTCCGACGAGGCGCGTGCGGCCGCGTGGGGTGCGGCGGCCCGGCGGCGGGTCGAGGAGCACTTCTCCTGGGACGCGGTCGCCGAGCAGACGGTCGAGGTCTACCGCCGCGTGCTGGGCTGA
- the fabI gene encoding enoyl-ACP reductase FabI has product MGLLTGKKLLITGVLTDGSIAFHVARLAQEEGAEVVLTSFGRQFRLTQVIARRLPVEAPVVQLDVTDADDLAALAGRVREAGLDHLDGVVHSIGFAPQSVMGGNFLAGEWADVATALEVSAYSLKSLAVAAQPLLTGGGSIVGLTFDAKFAWPVYDWMGVAKAAFESTSRYLARDLGSSGVRVNLVSAGPIRTTAAKSIPGFEAMEANWSTRAPLGWDVTDPEPTARAVAALLSDWFPATTGEIVHVDGGVHAMGQ; this is encoded by the coding sequence ATGGGCCTGCTCACCGGCAAGAAGCTCCTGATCACCGGCGTCCTGACGGACGGCTCGATCGCGTTCCACGTCGCCCGCCTCGCGCAGGAGGAGGGCGCCGAGGTGGTGCTCACCTCGTTCGGGCGCCAGTTCCGCCTGACCCAGGTGATCGCGCGGCGGCTGCCGGTCGAGGCACCGGTCGTCCAGCTCGACGTGACCGACGCCGACGACCTCGCGGCGCTCGCGGGCCGCGTCCGCGAGGCCGGTCTCGACCACCTCGACGGGGTGGTGCACTCCATCGGCTTCGCGCCGCAGTCCGTCATGGGCGGCAACTTCCTGGCGGGGGAGTGGGCCGACGTCGCCACGGCGCTCGAGGTCTCGGCGTACTCGCTCAAGTCCCTCGCGGTCGCGGCCCAGCCGCTGCTCACCGGGGGCGGGTCGATCGTCGGCCTGACGTTCGACGCCAAGTTCGCGTGGCCGGTCTACGACTGGATGGGCGTGGCCAAGGCCGCGTTCGAGTCGACGTCGCGCTACCTGGCGCGCGACCTCGGCTCGTCGGGCGTGCGCGTGAACCTGGTCTCCGCCGGCCCGATCCGCACCACCGCCGCCAAGTCCATCCCGGGCTTCGAGGCGATGGAGGCGAACTGGAGCACGCGCGCCCCGCTGGGCTGGGACGTCACCGACCCCGAGCCCACCGCGCGCGCGGTCGCGGCCCTGCTCTCCGACTGGTTCCCGGCGACCACCGGCGAGATCGTGCACGTCGACGGCGGCGTGCACGCGATGGGGCAGTGA